CGGACTCCGAAACCCTCTGCAACCATGCCATAAGCTTCCACTGCATCTTCAAGGTTGAAATTCATGCAGTGCGGCAGCAGTATACCGTTGGCGGTCCCGTGGGGCACCCTGGCGATGGCGCCAATGGAGTGCGCCATGGCATGGACAATGCCAACCAGAGCATTGCCGAAAGACCAGCCGGCCAACAGGGCGGCGATCTGAACCTGTCCCCTTGCCACCAGGTCGGAACCGTTGTCAACACATGCAGGCAGGTTCCGGCTCAGCAGGCGAATTGCATGAATGGCAAGGCCGTCTGCAATCGGTTCATGCTGTAATGAGTGAAGGGCCTCCACGGCATGGCACATGGCATCCATGCCTGTCCCGGCAGTCAGCAGAGGGGGGAGCTTTTCCGTCATTTTCGGATCGAGAATGGCAACGCGGGGTGCGTTGAACATCTCATTGGTCAAGACCTTCTGCCCTTTCGTTTCATCAAAAAGGACGGTCGCGAAAGTCACCTCGCTGCCCGTTCCCGCCGTCGTGGGGATGACGATGTGGGGTGTCACCGGTCCGCTCAGCATTCCTAATCCCTGCCAGTCCTCGCAGCGGCCGCCTTCCTTCAGGATGATGCAGACATTTTTTGCCGTATCGATAACACTGCCGCCGCCCAGGCTGATAATGATGTCCGCACCACATTCCTTGGCATAGTCGGCGGCGCGATTGACAGTCCCGACCCCGGTATCCTGCGGGATATCGCTGAATACGCCGACGCATTTTTTCCCCAGGGTATCTTTAACGACGTCAAGAAGTCCTGCTTTTATGATGCCCGGATCCGTCATCACGACGGCCCGGCCGCACCCCAGGGAACTCATCTCGACTTCGACCTCGCGGGATGAACCTACGCCGAAAACGACCCTGGTCGGTCCGTAATAAATGAATTCTAAATCCTGATCGTAAGCCATAGGTTTCTCCTTTAGATATGATAGATTTTAATCATCAGGGAAAACGGTGTCAAGGGCCGCCAGCAGGTCAACCACCTTGTTGACGGTTTTCACGTGTTTAACGACATAGGTCAGGTCGCCCTTTAATTTCAGCTTGCCCTGCATCAGGGCTTTCGTGGAATCCAGCTCCTTCTTGGCGACCTGCTTCCAGCGGATATAGTCGCCGCTCATCACGAAATTGGCGCTTTCCGCCTTGGCTTTGTCACAATAATGGA
The DNA window shown above is from Spirochaetota bacterium and carries:
- a CDS encoding SCP2 sterol-binding domain-containing protein, with the protein product MALKAFSQEWMDAWLKSIQTSQEYKEIAKEWEGSVSIIVNPDPSKGIPDPVYMWTDYWHGEAKDFHYCDKAKAESANFVMSGDYIRWKQVAKKELDSTKALMQGKLKLKGDLTYVVKHVKTVNKVVDLLAALDTVFPDD
- a CDS encoding iron-containing alcohol dehydrogenase produces the protein MAYDQDLEFIYYGPTRVVFGVGSSREVEVEMSSLGCGRAVVMTDPGIIKAGLLDVVKDTLGKKCVGVFSDIPQDTGVGTVNRAADYAKECGADIIISLGGGSVIDTAKNVCIILKEGGRCEDWQGLGMLSGPVTPHIVIPTTAGTGSEVTFATVLFDETKGQKVLTNEMFNAPRVAILDPKMTEKLPPLLTAGTGMDAMCHAVEALHSLQHEPIADGLAIHAIRLLSRNLPACVDNGSDLVARGQVQIAALLAGWSFGNALVGIVHAMAHSIGAIARVPHGTANGILLPHCMNFNLEDAVEAYGMVAEGFGVRERGMDDLTAAKESVKAMKAFTKRIKHPQKLSEVGVKEADLPRASELCMSDGSILNNPKMVIDSSQVLEIYKKAF